gtttgttacatacaacagtccagatataaatcaaactatgctacagcttcctctccttcacccctatggccctcctcgccttcagcggctcccttatctcctccagtgggcggatctgcttcaagcgaatcctcaaccctcgaatcagtaaccgcttcagagggcggtacctcttgctcaggctgagaaaggtcttgtggtgcctctttttccgcgttctgagtagggatctcgcagctaattggagagttctgaaaactctgccaatctaagaagagtacctcatccatatcagcatcctcggcttccagcttgtcccacttctcagttagatcctttttggggatgggaaccttggggcggctaagtactcgatctggatgcccatgctcataagcggcatgaattcgctccctataccaatagatgcgagcaccatcttcggctagaatctcctcagctttctttttttgcatctccagagcctccttggatgaatttagatcatcaaggaccttttgcagctcgtcggacttagcctggagggatctgagagcttcctccttctcgctcataaccttctgacaagcgccttcaagatcctttaccttcccttggacatcatcataaagcgacttctgagtcgccaattcagtaccaaggttctccaactctttggctcgttcagcatccctttggagagcgccctccgcgaaattgataatctgcatataagacggctcgtgaataaaaagggcgaatagaaacATGCGATTACTATGGACACAAGATCCTTGAAAGGGAATGACAAGCCTCTACCCCCAAatcaacaatatacctctatggcacgcttctcaatcccctccattgcagtaggaagcggtacttgttctcgcacacgggaagcagaggggagccgcccaaggacattgcatatggaagagacaatgtccttACAAGAAAAGCTCACGGTCATACCAAAGGTCatagtccaccacccgctgatGTCAGGAATCGGCTGCGAATGCATAAGGAGAAAGATCAGGAGAACATCAGATAACTCATGAGGAAAagttaacaacataaaaaaaggGGGGAATGGAttgagatacctcgtgaattggaGTACTTCTCTTTCCTTTGGACGGGGCGGATACGGGTGTGCCGCCAACAGTGAGGGACACAGAGGTGTTTTTCTttctgggacgagaagactctgtatccgcattatgcttccgcttcctagttaagggaaggtcctcggaagcagaagctggaccttgtgaaacggaggcccttacgggagaagccgcctcaatagaagtaatcgcccctctaggagaattcgcccctgcaacgGAAGTGGTCCCCGCCATCCgcctcttccttctcgctagggctttcgcctcccgatctgcagcgagttgagataaaggatcacccctgcaaagggttaaaagaaatcatcaacttggaaataaaaaaaataccttgaacaaaaacgcgataagggatatagacaacgcgatctccctcgcggtaggcaatcgctactcggctccttagcatatggaaggcctgatcatatgtccatacgaaaggaggcgtactcttcaagaactttataacagtggattcttcctcactggggtaaccgaagttcaaactctttacattgggccggccccagcagcgaaggaagtttggattcccttcattaaacttgataaagaagtaagatcggtcccactcgcggatcttgttcagcttctcgtcgaaaccatagtaaccgctctgacggatgaaagtgaaataccccgccgaacttttgaaatgatgaagcttggagaaaattttgagcgagaagggaacctccagacaatccgccagaaatttgtccagagttaagtcggcccatccgttgggatgcaattgaccaggtgcgattccgtaaccgccaaggacggaggcaatctcatccgccagcggatacgtgaaaccgcagataatctgggcgatgaaaatggtgaaatacccctttgggtagtcgcccggtcctctatcctccccgggaatgaggGCTTCGAGACCTTGAAGCCAAGAATACTGCTcccacaagtcatcaattgtctcctgacaaactaggcttcccgatctgtccttcttcggtagcaaacgaggggttgggacaggtggcggaatcaactttttagggtcaaaacctaaaccctcatcggatgtattcgctaggtggaggaagtcggcggaatgagaatcagacccaggagagctggttgaagcttcacaaccatctcatcgacctcatgagatacctcgcggacgtaattttcgtcgaacggtgcgaagtcgaggtcagggttcgacatattgatgaagaaaaatgaacagaagtaaagaGTCGAGCGAGGTACAAGTTGTggaaaggaaaacttacatATGAAAGACTACACAGAGAAGAATGAACGCGAAGAGGTTgatgccggaaaagaaacgacgatgccggaaaagaaacgaTGGACAAGGAAATtcacaatttttgaattttgaatatccagacaaaaacaaagagtcccctataaaaagaccctaaagggctcttgccaaactaagggggaggcatgtgatgacccgcgaagccaaaccgggccgaattcattacacgggcccagcccatacttagacccatggtctaggatcggatgagacccgaatagagcccgaatagaggaagcgggtgaagtaagtaactgccccgaattcctaaatggagcatcaaaactcccactcataacaaacgataccacgtttgttgccacgaaagccacgaaagggacatggcctaaaaaggagtaaccgccctcggaacgtggcctggaaggagtaaccgccctcggcggttacttaagaacacttataaaaagccatacggccaaaggggagaggtacgttcacatttttccccgtaatgctattattaccaaccttcatacaaagaactgactagatcgtcagagagttttttcggagatcccgtctccggttctgttttgcaggtaactccggcggagatcatcaaatcggattcagcaagttatcagatataaaaatgaaaatttcaaatggattatttttataaatcatgttattatgataactctattttatttattattacaaTATTCTCCAACAAGAAATTGGAATTTATTGTTTAGACTTTTAGAGTCCAATCATGTTGTTATGCCTTGCTAATATTCTTTAGTAATCTTATAATAATCAATAAATATTTGACATATGTTTTTTCTTGCAAGAATTGCCATAACATTGACTTTTCTAATGCAATGATTATTGCCACACATTTCATATGTAATTGGCTATAGAagtgaacaaaaaaaaatcttaaactTTATTACGTATAAatggttaaattttttttttttttttgaaagaggttaaatttattattcctacgattttatctatattttaaaattttaattttttttatcttaatcaacttttttttatcactcAATTATTTTCCATATAAAATCACAAAATTacctttaattatatataatataaaactgtcttttaatttttctttctaGTCAAAATATTGTTAATAAAATTTGTGTAATATATTTCCTTTCAATTTTTTGTGtgtgtaatatatatatatatatgcttagaTATATAttagttatgaaaaataaaaaaaatctattatttATTCTCTTAGTTTTTagtaatttaatataatatctttaaattaacattaaatattattataaatcttgataattgtttaaaaattatgttttattattttattcataaaatttattagagataaaaaaacAGTTCACATTTATATAAATAGCTCAActtctaattttatatttttaaaatattattatttatttatttttcaataaaacaagttttatattattaaattaaaacactataattatataaaataataataaactaattAATACATTATGATTATATGtaagaaaataacaaaatagcTAAAAAGATTATGTAAAaggaaaaacataaaataaaaaaataagtattttataagtatttttgttatttttaattttatttttccattaacttttataaaatgGAAGGAATAAACCTAAAACCCCAAATCCAAGAAAAAACAACCGAAAGTGGAATCCTAAAACCTTAACCGACCGACCAAGGTCTTGGCACGTGCGGAGTAATATCCAGTGACCTAAGCAACTGTGTAGGAAATCAAAATTAAGTAATTAGTACTAATTGAAAACATAAAAGTTGGTAATAATTAGgttcttttctgtttctttttacAGTGGGGGGATATCGGATTCAGTCTTTTCTTTCTTACTTCATTAATTACATCTCTCTTctttatttcttcttctttcaatCCTTTACATTGCCCACATTTTCCATTTCTCTTTCTTTTAccccttttttttcaaaaaaaaatcaggaGTTTCCATTTCTGCTCTGCTCCCAGGTACATTTTGAGTCCCTACTTGTTATTTGAAAACTTATGGGTATGTATGGTATGCTTGTTTTAAATTAGTTTTGCTCTGTGTTAGCATTTCCGAGTTTCGTGTccgtttctgtttctgtttctgtttcttttctgATTCCATTTCCTAGCTAATTTTTTATAGATATAACGTTTCTTGTGTCCATTTCGGTTTCATTTCGGGTTTCATTTCTGTGCAACATAGATTTTGCTGTTTTAGTTGTAGTTGTTGTGGAAATCACAAGAACCGCACCATTTTTGTTTTGGGATTTTAAATGTGAGGAGGGAGGGAATCATGATCTTGCAAttgtttaaatattttaatgttGTTTTGTAATGATCCGGTTCTAATGGGTGGTGTCGGGTAGAAGACCTCACTAATGAGCAATTCTAAAGAGGgatttatgaattttatatatttagatgTATTTTAAAGTCGTGAGGTCCAACGAACGTGTGTTGAGCCAAAATGTTATAATCTATGTTGTATGGAAACGGAAACAGGAAATGAAACTGAGACGGATATAGGTACCGGGAAACCTTGtttctaagaaaaattagctaggAAGCGGAAAAGAAACGGAAATGGAAACATGtaatgttgcacggaaactcttcttcattagtGTTTCAGGGTTTGTGTCTGTTTTGCGTTTCCGTTTCTTTTATGTTTCCATTACTGTTTTCTagatctatttttttttagaaataacttTTTCCGGTGTCCGTTTCAGTGCCTGTTTTCGTTTCCATTTCCGTGCAACATTGGGTATTAGTTAGAGCCACGCACGATGTGTTGGTTTGGGGCGAACCAAGCTGATAGGCTTGTAACGATTCAGTTTGGAAGGGGTGATGCTGGGATGATCTGAAGGAGGACAATGTGAGTTGGATTGAATTAAATTCCACGTCGAAAATGGAGAGAGCATAGTGAATTTCAAATACATACGCTTTTTAAAACCTTGAGGTCCAAAGAAAGAAACTTAGCCAAAACGGACAATGTATACATAATATTGGAACAAACTAAGTGGCTTTTCAGAACCTAACATTTTCTGGAAATACCATTTTCTTAATTTTGgtaatgtttgagtctgattaTAGCCTTTGCCTTTCTTTCTTTTACAGATAAATCAAGAGCTGAAGTGCCTGAAGTTGTTCTTAATTCTGAAGTTTTTGTTTTAGCATCTCTTGTTTTGTCTGCGTAAATTCGGAAAAAATGCAGAAGCCTCCGCAAGTTATTGATTTCGCTCTCAAGGAGACGTCACCGAACATCGGTGTAGGAGCTACTGCAGCGGATAAGAACTCCTGCACCTATGATCTCGTCGAACAAATGCAGTATCTATACGTTCGTGTAGTGAAAGCCAAGGATTTACCAGCTAAAGATGTTACTGGTAGTTGTGATCCTTATGTTGAAGTGAAGCTTGGAAACTATAAGGGAACAACTAAGcatttcgagaagaaatcaaacCCCGTGTGGAATCAGGTATTCGCCTTCTCGAAAGAGCGAATTCAGGCTTCAATCTTGGAGGTGTCCGTGAAAGATAAGGATGTTGTTTTAGATGATTTAATTGGAAGGATTATGTTTGAACTTGTTGATGTTCCGAAACGTGTTCCTCCTGATAGCCCCTTGGCGTCGGTGTGGTATAGATTGGAAGATCGAAAGGGGGAGAAAATTAAGGCCGGGGAGCTTATGCTCGCGGTTTGGATGGGGACTCAAGCAGATGAGGCATTCCCTGATGCTTGGCATTCGGATGCTGCTACTGTTGGTCTCGACGGGGTTACAAATATCCGGTCCAAGGTGTATCTTTCGCCTAAGCTTTGGTATATTCGGGTTAATGTGATTGAAGCTCAGGACTTGTTGCCTGGTGACAAGAGTAGATTTCCTGAGGCTTTTGTTAAGGTCATGTTAGGGAATCAAGCATTGAGAACTCGAGTATCGCAGAGCCGGAGTATTCATCCAATGTGGAACGAGGACTTGATTTTCGTGGCTGCTGAACCTTTCGAGGAGCCATTGATTTTGACAGTTGAAGATCGAGTTGGATCGAGCACTGAAATCTTGGGGAAATGTATGATCCCTTTACATATCTTACAACGAAGGCTTGATCATAAGCCGGTAAACACGAGATGGTATAACCTCGAAAAGCATATCATCGGGGAGTTAGAACAAAAGAAGGAGATAAAGTTCGCTAGTAGGATACATTTAAGGGTCTGCTTGGATGGGGGTTATCATGTTTTAGACGAATCAACGCACTATACGAGCGATCTTAGACCGACAGCCAAGCAGCTGTGGCGCCCGAGCATTGGGATCTTGGAAGTGGGGATTCTAAGTGCTGTTGGGCTAATGCCTATGAAGACAAAGGACGGTAGAGGCACCACAGATGCCTACTGTGTAGCGAAATACGGGCAGAAATGGATTCGGACAAGGACAATAATCGACAGCTTCACTCCGAGATGGAATGAGCAGTACACGTGGGAGGTTTTCGATCCATGTACTGTCATTACTATCGGAGTATACGACAATGGTCACGTACATAGCGGAGGGGGATCAAAAGATTCAAGAATCGGGAAAGTGAGGATCCGGCTATCAACGCTCGAAACAGATAGAGTCTACACACATTCATATCCTCTTATAGTATTGCAGCAATCAGGAGCGAAAAAGACCGGAGAAGTTCACCTAGCTGTTCGGTTTACATGTTCATCTACgatcaatatgttacatatgtATTCGCATCCATTGTTACCGAAAATGCATTACATTCATCCGTTATCCGTGATTCAGCTTGATAGCTTAAGGCACCAAGCAATGCAGATTGTTGCAATGCGGCTAAACCGCGCAGAACCGCCTCTTCGGAAGGAAGTCGTAGAGCATATGCTAGATGTAGATTCACATATGTGGAGCATGAGGAGAAGCAAAGCGAATTTCTTCCGAATCATGGCGGTTTTAAGGCCGGTGATCGCTGTTGGAAAATGGTTTGATCAAATATGCAACTGGAAAAACCCCTTGACAACAATTCTGATTCACATTCTCTTCATAATCTTAGTCCTATACCCGGAGCTAATCCTCCCGACAGCGTTCCTCTACCTGTTCTTAATCGGTATTTGGAACTTCAGGTGGCGTCCGAGGCACCCTTCGCACATGGACACAAGACTATCTCATGCTGATGCAGCTCATCCAGACGAACTAGACGAAGAATTTGACTCGTTTCCGACCTCCAAAGGGTCGGACATGGTCAGAATGCGGTATGATCGGTTGAGGAGTATAGCAGGGCGGGTGCAGACGGTTGTCGGGGACTTGGCGACGCAAGGGGAGAGATTCCAAGCTCTATTGAGCTGGAGGGATCCAAGAGCAACTACATTGTTTGTGATATTCTGTTTGGTTGCTGCTGTGGTTTTGTATGTTACTCCATTTCAAGTTGTGGCTCTTTTGCTTGGGGTTTACGTGTTGCGACACCCGAGATTTCGGCATAAGTTACCGTCTGTTCCGCTCAATTTCTTCAGGAGATTGCCTGCTAGATCTGATAGTATGATTTGAGTTGTGAAAATGTAGTTTGTGACATTGAAAATAGGATGTTTTTCTGTTATTTTATCATTAGTTTGTTTTTTTAGATGTTTGAGTTTGATTAATGAATTCCATTTGTTAATGTTAtttgattttatattaattgaaaTCATTCTTGTTGATTTGTTGTAACTGTACATTAAATTATAGTCTCTAAACTATAGCTCTGTTAAAATAAGGATTCCTAAACTTCTTTAAATGTTTTTGATataaaaatatttgaattttatatgatTATAACAATAAAGTCCAGATTAATAAAAGTCGgctgaaaattaataaaagggaTAACTTACGAAAATAGACCTATGGTTTTTaagagaagtatcaatttaagcttcacatacaaaatagtatcaatataggcttaacgtttaaaaaatgatatTGGATTGGACACGTTATTCCtattattccgttaagttctgatttctcctctacatacaattgacagaatttatattttttaaacgttaagtctatattggtgttattttatatatagagcctaaattgatactttcaaaaaaaactataaacctattttggtaccttatgaTGAGAGTAAAAtaggttttttttattacaatttaTTGTGacatgaattaaaaaaaaaatgattaagttTAATGAAGTCTTTTgcctcaaaaaaaaatttaatgaagTTTTTAGGGGTAGTTAGCACGGATAATCATATAAGTTATTCTTTcggtgggtaaattacacccaaggcgactgaattttatccattttaacattatggttactgaacttcaattcttaatggtataatcattaaattttacacattttaatatcggtggccactcaactctAAGCAAGTcatcaaaatgaccgttaacgacctcatgatgaaaatattcaagaattaaagtttttcagaacgacatttaccatgaaactacattttttattttccaaaatcacattttttttggagctttctctctctaaaaattcactttctctctcctaaccaaacaacacctaaatgacctcaaaacgaaaattttcaagaattaaagttcattagaatatcattaactcttcgaattttttattttcagaccTTCAGTgatcgttttgaggcgttgagtagccaacggtgttaaaaagtgtaaagttcagtagccatactgttaaaaattgaagttcagtgactataatgttaaatgggtaaagctcagtggccataggtgtaatttacccttcttTCGGTCTCATAATATTTGTCTTTTAAGATTAAGACATACGAATTAAGAAatttaattaagtttaattaaaaaaatttgttaCCATTGTATTAAATGCATCCACTATTTAATATCtattccttaaataaaagagACAATTTAAATAGAGATATATTtagtaaaaatcaattaatgtacatgaattgaagaaaaacgtcatatatcattaaataaaaaaaattctctaaaaAAACAAAGATTGTGGAACGAATAGATTACAATGTTTTCAAaagtttataaatgtttattttgtctcaataaataacttatttttacttttatcctaataaaatcatttaaatgTTTTTTATTATCACTGTCTCATCAGAAATAGTGACACAGCATCTACTTATATGTTTCAGTGCCATATCATCGCCATGTAAGCACCATGTGGCACAAGACATTCTAAAAACAAAGTTTAGATTAGTTTTGTATGGTTAATTTAGTGGATTGCTATACGTCGTCCTTATTTTACTTATTGTCGCCTTCTATTTAACATTTTCGCTCTtctcattttttattgaaaatctTAATATTCTCTCGATCTCGTGGCTAGTTGTGGATTTGCGAAAAATGGACTCGAAAACTCTAGAAAGGGACGATTTCGAAGACGATGTAAGCAAGAGATTCTAAAACTATTGACATTTAACGAATTTAAATTGAAACGAAAttttttttcgttgaatttgCTCTAAACGGATGGGTCGTACGGTCTGGTCCATGGACCGACAgtatgaactacccgttcggaTCTAGGTCCGAACGGGTAGCCCATACTGCCGGTCCACGGACCGGGCCGTATGACCTATCCATTTTCCCTAGGGAAAAACGGGTGCTGGACCCGTTATCCTTAGGGAAAAACGGGTCCATCACCCGTTTTCCTTTAGGGAAAACgggtttaatttatttatttattttaattataataaatattaaaaattaattggacgcttcaatacgtattttttttatttccaataaataatttatctatacgttttttctatccaatcaatacataatttatctataattaaatttacgttctaaaagataaataaatataa
The DNA window shown above is from Euphorbia lathyris chromosome 1, ddEupLath1.1, whole genome shotgun sequence and carries:
- the LOC136222349 gene encoding multiple C2 domain and transmembrane region protein 5; amino-acid sequence: MQKPPQVIDFALKETSPNIGVGATAADKNSCTYDLVEQMQYLYVRVVKAKDLPAKDVTGSCDPYVEVKLGNYKGTTKHFEKKSNPVWNQVFAFSKERIQASILEVSVKDKDVVLDDLIGRIMFELVDVPKRVPPDSPLASVWYRLEDRKGEKIKAGELMLAVWMGTQADEAFPDAWHSDAATVGLDGVTNIRSKVYLSPKLWYIRVNVIEAQDLLPGDKSRFPEAFVKVMLGNQALRTRVSQSRSIHPMWNEDLIFVAAEPFEEPLILTVEDRVGSSTEILGKCMIPLHILQRRLDHKPVNTRWYNLEKHIIGELEQKKEIKFASRIHLRVCLDGGYHVLDESTHYTSDLRPTAKQLWRPSIGILEVGILSAVGLMPMKTKDGRGTTDAYCVAKYGQKWIRTRTIIDSFTPRWNEQYTWEVFDPCTVITIGVYDNGHVHSGGGSKDSRIGKVRIRLSTLETDRVYTHSYPLIVLQQSGAKKTGEVHLAVRFTCSSTINMLHMYSHPLLPKMHYIHPLSVIQLDSLRHQAMQIVAMRLNRAEPPLRKEVVEHMLDVDSHMWSMRRSKANFFRIMAVLRPVIAVGKWFDQICNWKNPLTTILIHILFIILVLYPELILPTAFLYLFLIGIWNFRWRPRHPSHMDTRLSHADAAHPDELDEEFDSFPTSKGSDMVRMRYDRLRSIAGRVQTVVGDLATQGERFQALLSWRDPRATTLFVIFCLVAAVVLYVTPFQVVALLLGVYVLRHPRFRHKLPSVPLNFFRRLPARSDSMI